A part of Myxococcales bacterium genomic DNA contains:
- a CDS encoding fatty acid cis/trans isomerase, whose translation MKRVNGRANNEFWASFDRFQAHFNATEPLQAGLYDLNRYSSVARDSD comes from the coding sequence ATGAAGAGGGTGAACGGTCGGGCGAACAATGAGTTCTGGGCCAGCTTTGACCGGTTTCAGGCACACTTCAATGCGACCGAACCTCTGCAAGCTGGGCTCTACGACCTGAATCGCTACTCCTCTGTGGCTCGTGATTCTGACTGA